TCAGGCTTTTCAAATTTAAGAAATGTGGTTTTGTTCTCCCACGTCTTTGTTCTCCTAATGGCAGAAAAATGCAGTGATTGACAGCCTCCAAGAGCAAGTTAACAGTGCCAAGGACAAACTGCTGAAGCTAATGTCTGTGAGCCACCTTCAGGCTGAAGGAGAAATGAGCACTTCTGCCACCAACCTCAACTCATCCTCCACCCGGACCACACTGGTACCTCTCGAGCGTCCTCCTGagcctcctccatctccactgCCTGTGAGAAGTGTGGTGTCTACTCCCCCTGCTGcactctcccctcctccataCATGCTTCCACCCTCACTTCCTGATCCCTCCTCATCGCTACCGGTGGTCTCCCCACCTCGCACCTCTCACAGTCCAGATGGGGCTTCACAGAACTCTGAGATCGGTCAATCGAAGCCTGAGAGTGAAAGTCTGACAATGTACACAGATGTGATGCAGTCCAAAGTGAACATTGTTGCGAACTCTAAGAGTGCCTCTGTTGGCCTTGGATCCTCATCGGTAGGAGACATACTGCTGCATTCGTCCGTTAACCTGAATAAATTGGAAGGCTCCACGCGTCCGTCCCCTGCTTGGTCAAGTCCATCTCAAGGATATATCGCAAGTTCAGCGGTAGATTCCATTGTACCATCAGTGGTAACGGGGGTAGGTTGTCATGGGTATGTGAGCAGCGAGCAGCTGCAGGAGATTCTGCAGGACTTGAGTGTGGATGCTGTAAGAAACTCACTCAGATCACCAAATGGAGTGAGAAAAACCTTTAATCCTGTTCACGATGATCTTAGTTCCCTCATCACCTTCTCACCTCTCGCTCCTCTTTCTCCGCTCTCACCACAGTCACATCTACAGTTTTGTTTCCCCAGCATCTCACCATATATGATGCGAAAACGAAGGCCTCCCTTCCACTCCTCCAGAACGGGGTCACCTCCCTACTACTACCCAGGCTCAGCACCCCCTGGCTGTAGGAGGGCATCTGCGCCATCTAGTCAGGAGAGACTGAGGGAATGTGACTCCAAAAAAGCACAGTTTGTCACAGCGAACTCCTCTCAGTGCCGAGACTCCCAGAGTGGGGATGAAGAGGGGAGCAAGAGCGAGGGGGCTCGGCATGACTCAAATGCTCCATCCCAATCTGGCAGGAGGGCTTCAAGACGAACCCGTCAAGAGACTTCATCTAAGAGACGCCCCATAAGTCCTTTGGCAGGACATGTGAACCGTGGAGGTTCAGCCATGTCTATGGTGGGGACTGGAGCCGCAGACCTGTATGGATACTCCGACTCCGAATCCAGCAGTTCTGAGGATTACAGCTACTACCATCGGCCCTACTGTGAAGCTTGCCTGCACCACCCATATGCCTCCAACAGCGAGAGCAGCAGCACCTCAGAGACCTCAGACAGTGAGTACATGGAGCTGTACCACTCTTCCCACCCTGTGGTCAACTTCAAAGATGACCTTAAGCCTACACTTGTCTGAACAAAGTGGAGTTAGACAAAATTAGAGAGAAGATCTAATATGTGAAAAGATATGACAGAACCTATTTGCCATTTCTGAATGGCTTACCTGTTTGTTTGGGTCAGaatataaatattgttttttctcttctgcCTTTGCAGACACTGGCAGCTTAGCCCTAAACATGCCTC
This region of Electrophorus electricus isolate fEleEle1 chromosome 2, fEleEle1.pri, whole genome shotgun sequence genomic DNA includes:
- the gpr156 gene encoding probable G-protein coupled receptor 156 → MENRPNCSADCESASCFIQPAVNSQQSGDILLRLCTLSTRVMEVQSRSLSPVLCAVVWTLLSCGILLAFLFLIFTIRYKNNRIVKMSSPNLNMLTLVGSVFTYTSGFLFAIEDRSPIQGAGARAVLMVRVWMLCVGSSLVFGPILGKTWRLYRVFTQRVPDKRVIIRDIQLMFMVALLIMVDVVLLSAWGLTDPAECSRSVSAVVKVVGFDMRYSLSQMDSCSSHYTDLWVTLLSVVKGSVLLYGTYLAGLTSNVSLPPVNQTLPIVAAVCLTTASTAVAVPISRYLYAWPNLVYGVVSGAIFICTTVINCLLFVPQLSQWKQFEEEVNPHSSQMAKYFNSPGKSLRSIYSEDEIFYLLGEHDSMKRLISEKNAVIDSLQEQVNSAKDKLLKLMSVSHLQAEGEMSTSATNLNSSSTRTTLVPLERPPEPPPSPLPVRSVVSTPPAALSPPPYMLPPSLPDPSSSLPVVSPPRTSHSPDGASQNSEIGQSKPESESLTMYTDVMQSKVNIVANSKSASVGLGSSSVGDILLHSSVNLNKLEGSTRPSPAWSSPSQGYIASSAVDSIVPSVVTGVGCHGYVSSEQLQEILQDLSVDAVRNSLRSPNGVRKTFNPVHDDLSSLITFSPLAPLSPLSPQSHLQFCFPSISPYMMRKRRPPFHSSRTGSPPYYYPGSAPPGCRRASAPSSQERLRECDSKKAQFVTANSSQCRDSQSGDEEGSKSEGARHDSNAPSQSGRRASRRTRQETSSKRRPISPLAGHVNRGGSAMSMVGTGAADLYGYSDSESSSSEDYSYYHRPYCEACLHHPYASNSESSSTSETSDSEYMELYHSSHPVVNFKDDLKPTLV